In the genome of Gloeotrichia echinulata CP02, one region contains:
- a CDS encoding DUF29 family protein: MTQELIELRQSILEGRYDDALEIIDDLEEMSKQGTLRKIEAFLVRLFIHLMKNQIEQRLTNSWIASISDSVIQIAKLNLKDNQKSYYIKAEQWQEYLEEAIAIAIRPASAEIFEGNLKPSQVSQRLNRELLLDFAQKLLQLTYEYPPKQLADIIDHHLAKLPGGEDWFDQI, from the coding sequence ATGACACAAGAATTGATAGAATTAAGACAAAGCATTTTAGAAGGGCGTTATGATGATGCCCTAGAGATTATTGATGATTTAGAAGAGATGAGTAAACAGGGAACACTGCGAAAAATCGAAGCTTTTTTAGTTAGATTATTTATTCATCTTATGAAAAATCAAATTGAACAGCGGTTAACTAACTCTTGGATTGCTTCTATCTCTGACTCAGTTATTCAAATTGCTAAATTAAATCTTAAAGACAATCAAAAATCTTACTATATCAAAGCTGAACAATGGCAAGAATATTTAGAAGAAGCAATAGCAATCGCCATTAGACCAGCTAGCGCCGAGATTTTTGAAGGTAATTTAAAACCTAGTCAAGTGTCCCAAAGACTTAATCGAGAACTATTGCTTGATTTTGCTCAAAAGCTTTTGCAGTTAACTTATGAATATCCGCCTAAACAGTTAGCAGATATTATTGATCATCATTTAGCCAAATTACCTGGCGGTGAAGATTGGTTTGACCAAATTTAA
- a CDS encoding DUF427 domain-containing protein has protein sequence MPKAIWNGAVLAESDNTVVVEGNHYFPAEAINKQYFQDSNTHTTCPWKGEASYYSIEVDGQVNKDAAWYYPSTKEKAKNIEGYIAFWRGVKVEV, from the coding sequence ATGCCAAAAGCAATTTGGAACGGAGCAGTTTTAGCCGAGAGTGATAACACTGTAGTCGTAGAAGGAAATCATTACTTTCCAGCAGAAGCGATTAACAAACAGTATTTCCAAGATAGTAACACCCACACAACTTGTCCCTGGAAAGGCGAAGCTAGTTACTACAGCATCGAAGTAGATGGACAAGTGAACAAAGACGCCGCTTGGTACTATCCCAGCACCAAAGAGAAAGCAAAGAACATTGAAGGCTATATTGCTTTTTGGCGTGGCGTCAAAGTTGAAGTGTAA
- a CDS encoding type II toxin-antitoxin system HicB family antitoxin: MSNMMQYKDYFGSIHYSDDDKIFYGQVEYIRSLISFDGEDVASLRASFEEAIDDYLALCEEKGIEPELPFKGSFNVRVGSQLHRQAALFAQQRGVNLNKLVTDALERYLKGEFLENA, encoded by the coding sequence ATGAGTAACATGATGCAATACAAGGATTATTTCGGGTCTATTCACTATAGTGATGACGATAAAATATTCTACGGTCAGGTGGAATATATCCGCAGTTTAATCAGTTTTGACGGGGAAGATGTGGCTAGTCTGAGGGCTAGTTTTGAGGAAGCAATTGATGATTATTTGGCTCTCTGTGAGGAAAAAGGTATTGAGCCAGAGTTGCCGTTTAAGGGTAGTTTTAATGTGCGTGTAGGTAGTCAACTTCATCGACAAGCGGCGTTATTTGCCCAACAACGGGGGGTGAATCTTAATAAGTTGGTGACGGATGCACTCGAACGTTATCTGAAGGGGGAATTCTTGGAAAATGCTTGA